In one Candidatus Methylomirabilota bacterium genomic region, the following are encoded:
- a CDS encoding IclR family transcriptional regulator yields MRTSTAKAQPASVVPPRVHNRDAGPRALGRALEVLEALARRRDGATLSGLSRRLGSPKSSLLYLLRPMTRLGYLARSPDGYYRLGPAAFTLAMAALSNRELPELARPFLVDLADKSGETALIATMAGDAPVAVYIDKVESRNTVRYTAGIGERRPLYCSAIGKLLLAYLPPARRQEYLKATRLKAFTPQTPVTRAALRRALDEIRSTGLSVSVDEIAQGAAGIAAPVFDRHGQVLAGLVLGAPSQRVLAEQPRLAALVIESARDLSRVMGFGAELPG; encoded by the coding sequence CACAGCGAAGGCACAGCCTGCTTCCGTTGTCCCGCCGCGGGTCCATAACCGCGACGCGGGACCCCGCGCCCTCGGCCGGGCTCTGGAAGTGCTCGAGGCGCTCGCCCGCCGCCGCGACGGCGCGACCCTCTCCGGGCTCTCCCGTCGGCTGGGCTCGCCGAAGAGCAGCCTCCTGTATCTCCTCCGCCCGATGACGCGTTTGGGCTACCTCGCGCGCAGCCCGGACGGGTACTACCGGCTCGGCCCCGCGGCCTTCACGCTGGCCATGGCGGCCTTGTCCAACCGCGAGCTGCCCGAGCTGGCGAGGCCCTTCCTCGTGGACTTGGCGGACAAGAGCGGCGAGACCGCGCTCATCGCGACCATGGCGGGAGACGCGCCCGTCGCCGTCTACATCGACAAGGTGGAGAGCCGCAATACCGTCCGGTACACGGCGGGCATCGGCGAACGCAGGCCGCTGTACTGCTCGGCAATCGGGAAGCTCTTGCTGGCCTACCTGCCGCCCGCGCGCCGCCAGGAGTACCTGAAGGCGACGCGGCTCAAGGCCTTCACGCCGCAGACGCCCGTGACCCGCGCGGCGCTCCGCCGGGCGCTCGACGAGATCCGGAGCACGGGACTGTCGGTCTCGGTGGACGAGATCGCCCAGGGCGCCGCGGGCATCGCCGCGCCCGTCTTCGACCGCCATGGTCAGGTCCTCGCGGGGCTCGTCCTGGGCGCCCCGAGCCAGCGCGTCCTGGCCGAGCAGCCGCGCCTGGCGGCCCTCGTCATCGAGAGCGCGCGCGATCTATCACGCGTCATGGGCTTCGGGGCCGAGCTGCCTGGATGA